A window of the Bradyrhizobium ottawaense genome harbors these coding sequences:
- a CDS encoding enoyl-CoA hydratase/isomerase family protein yields the protein MSSSEAFETLSLEAAGEHVTIVRLNRPDASNALNTQMGKDLVRCFEDVALDPKGLRCIVLTGSGEKAFCAGGDLKERRGMTDEAWTRQHVIFERMVRALIDCPVPIIGAINGAAYGGGCEIAGCCDFLYAAESARFALTEVTLGIMPGGGGTQTLPRAVGERRAKELILTGKPFTAAQAHTWGLVNEVFPRADLLREALATASHIARNAPISVRQAKLSIHRGLQSSLRDGLALEIEAYNRMVPTEDRREGVLAFNEKRPPNFKGR from the coding sequence ATGAGCTCATCCGAAGCGTTTGAAACCCTTTCGCTGGAAGCCGCCGGCGAGCACGTCACCATCGTCCGGCTGAACCGTCCCGACGCGTCCAATGCGCTCAACACCCAGATGGGCAAGGATCTCGTGCGCTGCTTCGAGGACGTTGCTCTCGATCCCAAAGGGCTGCGCTGCATCGTGCTGACCGGATCGGGCGAAAAAGCCTTCTGCGCCGGCGGCGACCTCAAGGAACGCCGCGGCATGACCGACGAGGCATGGACGCGTCAGCATGTCATCTTCGAACGGATGGTGCGGGCGCTGATCGATTGCCCGGTGCCGATCATCGGCGCCATCAATGGTGCTGCCTATGGCGGCGGCTGCGAGATCGCCGGTTGCTGCGACTTTCTCTACGCCGCCGAAAGCGCGCGCTTTGCGCTGACCGAGGTGACGCTCGGCATTATGCCGGGCGGCGGCGGCACCCAAACGCTGCCACGCGCCGTCGGCGAGCGCCGCGCCAAGGAGCTGATCCTGACCGGAAAACCCTTTACGGCAGCGCAAGCGCACACTTGGGGTCTCGTGAACGAAGTATTTCCACGGGCCGATCTGTTGCGGGAGGCGCTGGCGACGGCATCTCATATCGCCCGCAATGCGCCGATCTCAGTGCGGCAAGCCAAGCTGTCGATCCATCGCGGCCTGCAGTCCTCGCTGCGCGACGGGCTGGCGCTGGAGATCGAGGCCTATAACCGGATGGTTCCGACCGAAGATCGCCGCGAGGGCGTGCTGGCCTTTAATGAGAAACGGCCACCGAATTTCAAGGGGCGGTGA